The proteins below are encoded in one region of Ereboglobus luteus:
- a CDS encoding uracil-DNA glycosylase — translation MHATLNAIADELRRLKASGVKDVVVSSETMVALRNAVETRAPKTQPEQPQVAPAPVVYSQLRQPAARHTAPKKTEPKLPPPPAVTLPEGDKKTRWDALLNMVTTNPVCLERVRPGKKVVLGVGNLDAKIFFCGEAPGAEEEIKGEPFVGPAGQLLTKMIQAMGVKREDVYIGNIMNWRPDLPTPPGREQIGNRPPTEEEMLYCMPYLRAQLEVVNPELIVALGATAAKALLGFDSFTTLGSIRGQWKEFEGKPLMVTYHPSFILRTPTNRTKRTVWEDFLKVMEKANMPITDKQRGYFLGK, via the coding sequence ATGCACGCCACACTCAACGCGATCGCCGACGAACTCCGCCGCCTCAAGGCAAGCGGCGTGAAGGATGTCGTCGTGTCGAGCGAGACGATGGTGGCGTTGCGCAACGCGGTCGAGACGCGCGCGCCGAAAACGCAGCCGGAACAACCTCAGGTCGCGCCCGCGCCGGTTGTTTACTCGCAACTGCGCCAGCCCGCGGCGCGGCACACCGCGCCCAAAAAAACCGAGCCGAAACTGCCGCCCCCGCCGGCGGTCACGCTGCCCGAGGGCGACAAGAAAACGCGCTGGGACGCGCTGCTCAACATGGTGACGACCAACCCCGTCTGCCTTGAGCGCGTGCGGCCCGGAAAAAAAGTCGTGCTTGGCGTGGGCAATCTCGACGCGAAAATATTTTTCTGCGGCGAGGCTCCGGGAGCGGAGGAGGAAATCAAGGGCGAGCCGTTTGTCGGGCCCGCGGGGCAGCTGCTCACGAAAATGATTCAGGCGATGGGCGTGAAGCGCGAGGATGTTTACATCGGCAACATCATGAACTGGCGTCCGGATTTGCCAACGCCGCCCGGCCGCGAGCAAATCGGCAACCGCCCGCCTACCGAGGAGGAGATGCTTTACTGCATGCCGTATCTGCGCGCGCAACTGGAGGTCGTGAATCCCGAATTGATCGTCGCGCTCGGGGCGACGGCGGCGAAGGCGCTGCTTGGTTTCGACAGCTTTACGACGCTCGGTTCGATACGCGGTCAGTGGAAGGAGTTCGAGGGCAAGCCGCTCATGGTCACATATCATCCATCATTCATTTTGCGCACCCCGACCAACCGCACCAAACGCACGGTGTGGGAGGATTTCTTGAAGGTCATGGAAAAGGCGAACATGCCGATCACGGACAAGCAGCGTGGATATTTTTTGGGGAAGTAA
- a CDS encoding FAD-dependent oxidoreductase — MKPKPRKTKPTNTPPANDDTHSRRAFLSGCAKGIGGVAVAGLAAPSLLATPAEASRQAAAPVVGEYDVVVCGGGPAGFIAAVAAARGGARTALVERYGFLGGMATAGLVSPISVFNLNGRRVIGGTPWEFIEKLSAIGGAGVDLPRGNVTFCPEKYKLVAQRMVIDAGVTLYLHSYLTDCRQNGRALSHVVIENKNGAQTLAAKYFIDCTGDADLALRAGVPMQPAPENLQPASLIFMLGNVDTDAIPPNRLRHGLPGSQDTDFRAILQKLSKTQKIPLFGGPWYNSTLAKGVVVVNITRTAANMADNREATEAECLLREDVHTFVDLLRKHAPAFRDATLLTTATQTGIRETRRILGAHTLTGDEYLAATKFPDTIARGCHPVDIHSSNSARQRAEYLKQPGNVPYRCLHSPGFPNLLVAGRPFSGDEVASASVRVQASAMCLGQAAGAAAALCLADNRDVSQVNIGRLRETLIQSGAILD, encoded by the coding sequence ATGAAGCCGAAACCCCGCAAAACCAAACCGACAAACACTCCGCCCGCCAACGACGACACACACTCGCGCCGCGCCTTTTTATCCGGTTGCGCCAAGGGCATCGGCGGAGTCGCCGTCGCGGGACTCGCCGCGCCCTCGCTCCTCGCGACTCCCGCCGAAGCATCGCGACAAGCCGCCGCCCCCGTCGTCGGCGAATACGACGTGGTTGTTTGCGGTGGCGGTCCCGCCGGCTTCATCGCCGCCGTTGCCGCCGCGCGGGGCGGCGCGCGCACCGCCCTTGTCGAACGCTACGGCTTTCTCGGCGGCATGGCCACGGCCGGCCTCGTTTCCCCCATCAGCGTCTTCAACCTCAACGGACGTCGTGTCATCGGCGGCACGCCTTGGGAATTTATCGAAAAACTCTCCGCCATCGGCGGCGCCGGAGTGGACCTCCCCCGGGGCAATGTCACCTTCTGCCCGGAAAAATACAAACTCGTTGCCCAGCGCATGGTCATTGATGCCGGCGTCACCCTTTACCTTCACAGCTACCTGACAGACTGCCGCCAAAACGGCCGCGCCCTCTCGCACGTCGTCATCGAAAACAAAAACGGCGCCCAAACCCTCGCCGCGAAATATTTCATCGACTGCACCGGCGACGCCGACCTCGCCCTCCGCGCCGGCGTCCCCATGCAGCCCGCCCCGGAAAACCTTCAGCCCGCCTCCCTTATTTTTATGCTCGGCAACGTGGACACCGACGCCATTCCGCCAAACCGTCTCCGTCACGGACTCCCCGGATCGCAGGACACTGACTTCCGCGCCATTCTCCAAAAACTCTCCAAGACCCAAAAAATTCCCCTCTTCGGCGGCCCCTGGTATAACAGCACCCTGGCCAAGGGTGTTGTCGTTGTGAACATAACACGAACCGCCGCCAACATGGCCGACAACCGCGAGGCCACCGAAGCCGAGTGCCTGCTGCGTGAGGATGTGCACACCTTCGTTGACCTGCTCCGCAAACACGCCCCGGCCTTCCGTGACGCCACGCTTCTCACCACCGCCACGCAAACAGGCATCCGCGAAACCCGCCGCATCCTCGGCGCGCACACGCTCACCGGCGACGAATACCTCGCCGCAACCAAGTTCCCCGACACCATCGCCCGCGGCTGCCACCCCGTTGATATTCACTCAAGCAACAGCGCCCGTCAGCGCGCCGAATACCTCAAGCAACCCGGCAACGTCCCCTATCGCTGCCTGCACTCCCCCGGGTTTCCGAATCTTCTCGTCGCTGGACGCCCCTTTTCCGGAGATGAAGTCGCCTCCGCCTCCGTCCGTGTCCAAGCCTCCGCCATGTGTCTCGGCCAAGCGGCCGGTGCCGCCGCCGCCCTCTGCCTTGCCGATAATCGCGATGTCTCCCAAGTAAACATCGGCCGCCTCCGCGAAACGCTCATCCAGTCCGGCGCCATCCTGGACTAA
- a CDS encoding glucan biosynthesis protein, whose translation MTAAASSAVAQDAFDFEKLQERAAAMAAKPYVAPPSRVPEALRRLNYDEYRQIAYRADHALWVRDDIPFRMQFFHPGFIQLHTVRINEVVDGRAARIPFSAEAFDYRGAAQAAGSGLPADMGFSGLRVHNQLNKPGVWDDLIVFQGASYFRALAKGSHYGLSARGLAIDTAGPGGEEFPVFEEFWVERPMANAKGLRVWALMDSPSVTGAYQFLIKPGGVTLIEVNAVIYRRAAKAEGRQVFGIAPLTSMFWFGKSSASHPDDLRPEVHDSDGLSLHTGTGEWLWRPLDNPRAMSVSSFSDENPRGFGLMQRERDFENYHDIEAAYHLRPSVWVEPVGDWGRGEVRLVELPTPDETNDNIVAFWSPFTLPPAGEPLRVSYRMHWFNEAGGNTPAPRTGIVVSTRQGRSFTHETNLRRFWVDYGGDALAKLSAGEKVEAVVTVGDGARVAHVSAEKNPHNNTWRAAFAIEPDGSGKPVELRCFLRNNRGGALTETWSYLWNPETR comes from the coding sequence ATGACGGCCGCCGCATCGTCGGCCGTTGCACAGGATGCGTTTGATTTTGAAAAATTGCAGGAGCGTGCCGCCGCGATGGCTGCCAAGCCTTACGTCGCTCCGCCATCGCGCGTGCCGGAGGCCTTGAGGCGGCTGAATTACGACGAATACCGGCAGATCGCCTACAGGGCGGATCATGCGTTGTGGGTGCGCGATGATATTCCGTTTCGCATGCAGTTTTTTCATCCGGGGTTCATCCAGTTGCACACGGTGCGGATCAACGAGGTCGTTGACGGCAGGGCGGCGCGGATTCCGTTTTCGGCGGAGGCGTTTGACTATCGCGGCGCGGCGCAGGCCGCCGGTTCCGGTCTTCCGGCGGACATGGGGTTCAGTGGATTGCGCGTGCACAACCAGCTCAACAAGCCCGGCGTGTGGGACGACTTGATTGTGTTTCAGGGCGCGAGTTATTTCCGCGCGCTGGCTAAGGGCTCGCATTACGGGCTTTCCGCGCGAGGGCTGGCAATCGACACCGCCGGGCCGGGCGGCGAGGAGTTTCCGGTATTCGAGGAATTCTGGGTCGAGCGTCCCATGGCGAATGCGAAGGGTCTGCGCGTGTGGGCGCTCATGGACAGCCCGAGCGTGACGGGCGCGTATCAGTTTTTGATCAAGCCGGGCGGCGTCACCCTGATTGAGGTTAACGCGGTGATTTACCGGCGCGCGGCGAAGGCGGAGGGGCGGCAGGTTTTCGGAATCGCGCCGCTCACGAGCATGTTTTGGTTCGGCAAATCGAGCGCGTCGCATCCGGATGATTTGCGTCCGGAGGTGCACGACTCGGACGGGCTTTCGCTGCACACGGGAACGGGCGAGTGGCTGTGGCGTCCGCTCGACAACCCGCGCGCGATGAGTGTTTCCAGCTTCTCGGACGAGAATCCGCGCGGCTTCGGGTTGATGCAACGCGAGCGCGATTTTGAAAATTACCATGACATCGAGGCGGCGTATCATTTGCGGCCGAGCGTGTGGGTGGAGCCGGTTGGCGACTGGGGCAGGGGAGAGGTGCGCCTTGTTGAGTTGCCCACGCCGGACGAGACCAACGACAACATCGTCGCCTTTTGGTCGCCCTTCACGCTGCCACCCGCGGGCGAGCCGTTGCGCGTGTCGTATCGGATGCACTGGTTCAACGAGGCCGGCGGAAACACGCCCGCGCCCCGGACGGGAATTGTCGTTTCCACGCGCCAGGGAAGATCGTTTACGCACGAAACAAATCTGCGGCGGTTCTGGGTCGATTATGGCGGCGACGCTCTGGCGAAGCTGTCCGCCGGGGAAAAGGTGGAGGCGGTTGTGACCGTGGGCGACGGTGCGAGGGTCGCGCATGTGAGCGCGGAAAAAAATCCCCACAACAACACGTGGCGCGCCGCGTTTGCCATCGAGCCCGACGGTTCCGGAAAGCCCGTGGAACTGCGGTGCTTCCTGCGCAACAACCGCGGCGGGGCGCTCACCGAAACATGGAGTTACCTGTGGAATCCGGAGACGCGATGA
- a CDS encoding glycerophosphodiester phosphodiesterase: MAHRGSHSLAPENSLPALEGAAKRGFWAVESDVRRTKDGILVCHHDATLKKMFGVNERVANLTWGEIKKLTYTRGNGRENYPAARLRMPLFAEYIEICRDHGSVPFIEIKDDVTDEVIRMVRDMKMEERSVISSSKFPHIEAARAASKKVFLHHIFSDEEHMQKLVRLGHAGVSHKRTELDDISAALVEKTHALGLRVCLRAGDTKETVLKMLEMGLDYIPTNAILKM, encoded by the coding sequence ATCGCGCATCGCGGCAGCCATTCGCTCGCGCCGGAAAACTCGCTGCCCGCGCTGGAGGGAGCCGCCAAGCGAGGCTTCTGGGCCGTCGAAAGCGACGTGCGCCGCACCAAGGACGGCATCCTCGTCTGCCACCACGACGCCACGCTCAAAAAAATGTTCGGCGTCAACGAGCGCGTTGCAAACCTGACATGGGGCGAAATCAAAAAACTCACCTACACCCGCGGAAATGGACGCGAGAATTATCCCGCCGCGCGCCTCCGCATGCCGCTCTTCGCCGAGTATATTGAAATCTGCCGCGACCACGGAAGCGTCCCTTTCATCGAGATAAAAGACGACGTGACCGACGAGGTCATCCGCATGGTGCGCGACATGAAAATGGAGGAGCGCTCGGTCATATCGAGCAGCAAGTTCCCTCACATTGAGGCGGCGCGCGCGGCGAGCAAAAAAGTGTTCCTGCATCACATATTCAGCGACGAGGAGCACATGCAAAAACTCGTCCGCCTCGGCCACGCCGGCGTCTCGCACAAGCGCACCGAACTTGACGACATCTCCGCCGCGCTGGTCGAAAAAACGCACGCCCTCGGACTCCGCGTCTGCCTCCGCGCCGGCGACACAAAGGAAACCGTCCTCAAAATGCTCGAAATGGGCCTCGACTACATCCCCACCAACGCGATCTTGAAAATGTGA
- a CDS encoding riboflavin synthase, giving the protein MFTGIVEEKGRVVSFVQGSASWRLKLSAKTVIEGVAHGDSIAVNGCCLTVTDFDAAAGTVEFDVLEETRRLTSFSALNAGSAVNLERSLRFDGKVGGHFVTGHIDGLGVIEIFEKRGNDYYMRVRAPKGNGRYLVSKGSIAIDGISLTVAEVEDDSFAVWLIPTTINVTNLSEKHSGDPVNLEFDLLGKYVEKLTAFHSGRAG; this is encoded by the coding sequence ATGTTTACCGGTATCGTTGAAGAAAAAGGTCGTGTCGTTTCGTTTGTTCAGGGCAGTGCCTCGTGGCGCTTAAAGCTGTCCGCAAAAACCGTCATCGAGGGCGTCGCGCACGGCGACAGCATTGCGGTCAACGGCTGCTGCCTCACGGTCACCGATTTCGACGCTGCGGCGGGAACGGTGGAGTTCGACGTGCTCGAGGAGACGCGCCGCCTCACGAGTTTTTCGGCGCTCAACGCGGGTTCCGCGGTGAACCTTGAGCGCAGCCTGCGTTTTGACGGAAAGGTCGGCGGGCATTTTGTCACCGGCCACATCGACGGGCTTGGTGTGATTGAGATTTTTGAGAAGCGCGGCAACGACTACTACATGCGCGTTCGCGCCCCGAAGGGCAATGGCCGCTACCTCGTGAGCAAGGGCAGCATCGCGATCGACGGTATTTCGCTGACGGTCGCCGAGGTTGAGGATGACTCGTTTGCGGTGTGGCTCATCCCGACGACGATCAACGTGACCAATCTTTCGGAAAAACACTCCGGCGATCCGGTGAACCTGGAGTTCGACCTGCTCGGCAAATACGTCGAGAAGCTGACCGCGTTTCACTCTGGACGCGCCGGTTGA